The Desulfoscipio gibsoniae DSM 7213 genome contains a region encoding:
- a CDS encoding type II toxin-antitoxin system VapC family toxin: MGSIEQLLRDVEKVALDTNIIIYLLEQNHQFFTAARDIFDLIESGSVRGITSALSLTEVLTKPYKTGDYTLANEYKLLFRYFPNFCILDVNAVVSERAAWLRARYGLKTPDAIFAATALVGEADVFISNDSDLYKVDELKVINLNNLT, translated from the coding sequence ATGGGGAGTATAGAACAGTTACTCCGAGATGTCGAAAAGGTCGCGCTTGATACCAACATTATCATTTATCTACTAGAACAAAACCACCAGTTTTTCACGGCAGCCAGAGATATTTTTGACCTTATCGAGTCAGGATCTGTTAGGGGCATAACATCTGCTCTCTCCCTAACGGAAGTGCTGACCAAACCATATAAAACGGGAGATTATACACTGGCCAATGAATATAAGTTATTATTCCGTTATTTCCCCAATTTTTGTATTCTTGACGTGAATGCCGTTGTAAGCGAGCGGGCAGCTTGGCTAAGAGCACGGTATGGTTTAAAAACACCTGATGCAATATTTGCCGCCACCGCTTTGGTTGGAGAAGCCGATGTCTTTATATCGAATGATAGTGATCTGTACAAAGTAGATGAATTGAAGGTAATCAACCTGAATAACCTTACTTAG
- a CDS encoding AbrB/MazE/SpoVT family DNA-binding domain-containing protein: protein MSMEHPQNELRDKESVVREKFQVTLPAFIRDRARLNVGDILLWEFDENSKTMTVIKRPFNFTSQLSGLGKHLWKNGVETLKKERAREWGV from the coding sequence ATGAGCATGGAACACCCACAAAATGAATTAAGAGATAAAGAGTCTGTGGTTAGGGAAAAATTTCAGGTTACTCTGCCTGCATTTATTCGCGACAGGGCGAGGCTTAACGTAGGTGATATATTGCTGTGGGAATTTGACGAGAATAGTAAAACCATGACGGTGATCAAGAGACCATTTAATTTTACGAGCCAACTATCCGGGTTGGGGAAACACCTATGGAAAAACGGGGTTGAAACACTGAAAAAGGAGCGCGCCAGGGAATGGGGAGTATAG
- a CDS encoding transposase, protein MPRTARKKSKTGIYHVILRGINRQTIFECEEDALKFIQTLGKYLKDGGYSLYAYCLMGNHIHLLMKEEKEDLGTSIKRIGASYVYWYNWKYERIGHLFQDRYKSEKVENGKYFLAVLRYIHQNPFKAGLVKELADYPWSSFNEYIGESKLIDTNFVLNMFSNDRSKAIDAFKKFHAVEGQETFLDIDEKKKWKDSDAIELIKSICHVTSCKEVQKLDKKEQSHYFKLLYQEGLSARQIARITGIGRWMVLKAINN, encoded by the coding sequence ATGCCAAGAACAGCCAGGAAAAAAAGTAAGACAGGTATTTACCATGTAATATTACGAGGAATTAACAGGCAAACCATCTTTGAATGTGAAGAAGATGCCCTAAAGTTCATACAAACTTTGGGAAAGTACCTAAAAGATGGCGGATATTCATTATATGCCTACTGCTTGATGGGTAACCATATACACCTCTTAATGAAGGAGGAAAAAGAAGATTTAGGCACCAGCATAAAACGCATCGGGGCCAGTTATGTTTATTGGTATAACTGGAAGTATGAGCGAATTGGTCATCTCTTTCAAGACCGCTATAAAAGCGAAAAGGTGGAGAATGGTAAATACTTTCTGGCAGTTCTACGATACATTCATCAAAACCCCTTCAAAGCAGGATTAGTTAAAGAACTGGCAGACTATCCATGGAGCAGTTTCAATGAGTATATAGGTGAAAGCAAACTAATCGACACCAACTTTGTACTAAATATGTTTAGTAATGACAGGTCTAAGGCTATTGATGCATTTAAGAAGTTTCATGCCGTCGAGGGACAGGAAACATTCCTTGATATTGATGAAAAGAAGAAATGGAAAGACTCCGATGCCATTGAATTGATTAAAAGCATTTGCCACGTGACGAGCTGCAAAGAAGTACAGAAACTGGACAAAAAAGAGCAAAGTCACTATTTTAAACTGCTATATCAAGAAGGTTTATCCGCGAGGCAAATTGCTCGGATAACGGGTATCGGCAGATGGATGGTTCTAAAAGCAATTAACAATTGA
- a CDS encoding YjfB family protein: MDIAALSIIKNQVQLKQDVGITVLKKAMDTAEQGSTLVNQMFDKVHQGNIATQAKLPHLGNNINTLA, from the coding sequence ATGGACATAGCGGCGCTGTCGATAATCAAGAACCAGGTCCAGTTGAAGCAGGACGTAGGTATTACCGTATTGAAGAAGGCCATGGACACAGCAGAACAGGGAAGCACATTGGTGAATCAAATGTTTGATAAGGTTCATCAGGGGAATATTGCGACCCAGGCCAAACTGCCCCATTTGGGCAATAATATCAACACCCTTGCGTAG